The uncultured Cohaesibacter sp. genomic sequence CTGACAAGGACAACGAAAAGCACCGCTGGCAACATCAGGCGAGAGGTTGTAAGACCGTCCTTGTCCGGATTTTTACTATCAGTCATTCAGGTCTTCCTTGGGGTGCCAATGTTTGAACGGATCCGGCCTCGAGACTGGCACGATCAGCCAGCCAACCGCAAAGGGTGTGTGAGTGCGTAATCTTGCTGTCGTCTCGATTGTCTTTTGCCTTGTCTTGCTTGCTGGCCTGATCGGTTGGACCGGACCGGCAAAGCTGCTCAGCGCCCTTCTGGACATTCCTCCCGGACATGTCATCGCGAGCCTTTTGATCGTTCAGGTGCAGATCATCGCCTCCGCCTGCCGCTGGCGCTTCACAGCAGGCCGACTTGGCCATGAGATTGATCTCGATGTCGCCATTCGCGAATATTATGTCAGCAGCGCCCTCAATCTCGTTCTGCCGGGGGGCATGGCGGGGGATGCCGTTCGCGCTTATCGCAGTCGGAATGAGGGCAAGGGTGGCTGGAAACGCCCGGCCGCTGCCGTTTTTCTCGAACGACTGTCCGGGCAAGCGGCCTTTTTCCTGTTGAGCTGCATGGGGCTTTTGGCCTGGCCGAACTTTCTCAGTGCGCGATTGCCGGATCACTATTCGATGCTGTTCTGGATCGTTGCAGCGATGTTGGCATTCATCGTTTTGCTGGCTGTCGCCTTCCGCAAAGCGCTGTTGCCGGAGCGCTTCTCCGGTCTTGGTGCAGACCTCTCTGCCGTCTTCTGGGAAAAAGGAGCATGGCTCATCCAGTCGGGGCTCAGTATCCTCGTGATTGGCAGCTATATTGCAACCTTTCTGGTCGCTTCGGATGCTGTGGGTGCCCCCCTGCCCGCGATTGCCGCTTTCACCGTCATTCCGCTGTGTCTGTTGACGATGCTGATCCCGGTCGGGATTGGTGGTTGGGGAACGCGAGAGGCAGCGGCGGCGGCCCTGTGGCCTCTGTTTGGCTTTGCCGGTGCCGACGGATTGGCGGCGAGCCTGCTTTATGGGCTTTTGTGTCTCGTCGGGGCCGCTGTGCCCGGGGTGATTTTCATTGGAATGTCTCTGGCGCGTAGGCGCATCGGGAGAGCATGACGCCAGCATAGTGATCATTCTTCCAGACGGGCATAGACGTCACCCGAGATGCTCTCCGAGGACAGATCGCTGAGATCCTTGAGCAGAGCTTCGGCGGATATCCAGTCTGTTCCGACAAAGCGGTGGGTCTCGCCGATGACGCGATTAAAACGATAGGCACCAAGCTCGTTGAGCCGCTTGATCGCCTCAATGGTGACCGACGGCATGGCCGGGATATATTCGAACGCCACATGCTTGATGGGGGTCGACAAGCCCCGAAGGATATCCGCTTCAGCCCCTTCGCAGTCGATCTTGCAGAAGACCGGCTTGCCGTATTTGGTGATCAGAGCATCAAGGGTCGTCATGGGGACGGTGACTTCCTGATCCCACTTCACCCGCCTAAACCCTTCAGTCTGGCTAACGCTGTCGATGAAGGCGCTCGACGTGCTGGTTACAGTAGGATGGCGGCTGGAAATTCTGAGGGTAATCTCGCCTGCGCTGGCACCAACGGCGACGCGCTCAAAGCCTTTGAGACGGGGCGCAAGGTGCGTCTCGATCAGGTCTGCAAAGGCCGGTTGCGGCTCTATGGCGACGACCTCTGCTCCGAGCGACATCAGGGTCTTGGATCGGTTGCCGACATGGGCCCCGATGTCAAACACCAGATCGCCAGGCACGATCCAACTTTCATAGAAGCGCCTGAGGGATCGTCTGCGCCACGGCTGGCCATAATAGACCACCAGCGAGCGAACAACGCCCGCAGCACGATCAAGACGCAAGGACATGGTCATCGCTCCTGGCTCCCTTTGCGGAGGAGATAGATCGTGTCAACGGCAAAGGAATAGCTCAGCAGCGCCAGCGCGATGAAGGCGATCCATGTCGAGACCGGCGGCAGGATAAAGGGCAAGAGAATGAAGCAGAGCGCGGCGACCTGAACCACGCAGATCAGTTTTCTGCGAAAGGATGTGGGCAAGGGATCCGCGAGTGATGGCAGGAAAAGCTGCGCAAAGACAAAGGCGTAGCGCATCAATCCGATACCCAAGACCCACCAACCGGCCTTGCCAAGGATGAGGCCAGCTGCGGAGAGGACGAGGATCAACAAGGCGTCGACTTCCATGTCGAACCTTGCACCCAGCTCGGACTCCTGCGATTGGGACCGGGCGAGATAGCCATCGATGCCATCAAGTATGAGGGCAAACAGCACGAGGCCGACCAGCGCCCAGACCGTAGTTGGCACAGCGCTTAGATCGGCTGTGAAGAAAATGGTCGCAGCGGTGACGCTGACGATTGCGGAGCGGATCGCGGTGACGATGTTGGCCGCGCCAAAGGACCTGTGGGGATGAAGCGAGAGGCCCCGCAGGACGAGGCCAAAAATCGCCAGCATCAATCCCGCTGCAAAGATGATTGCACCCCAGCCTAGTGCCAGATGGGGACTAGCAACACCGAACAACGAGACCGCCAAGGTGAGCACAAGCCCGAGGATGCCAAACGTGGTCATCCGCAAGCGTATGAGCGCCCGGGACATGGTCTGATTGCCCGCACCGGCCAGTTCGTAAATGTGCTGCATCATGGTCGGAGTCTCGCCTACTCGGAAACAGCCAATTGTTCGAGATCCAGCATATGATCGGCCCGAAGCATCTTGGTTCTGAGGTAATTGAGATTTTCATCCGTGATGGCACCAAAGACCGGCTCGCGTGCCGTTACCCGGATCCCGCCAGAGCGCAGTGCCGTGATCTTGGATGGGTTGTTGGTGAAGAGAATGACGCTCGGAATGCCCAGAAGCTGCAACATGGCCACTGCTGCCTCATATCGGCGATGATCGGACTGGAAACCGAGTTCAGCATCTGCATCAATGGTATCAAGACCCTGATGCTGATAGCCATAGGCGCGCATTTTGGCGCCGATCCCCGTGCCCCGGCCTTCCTGATCGAGATAGAGCAGAACGCCACCTCCTGCCTGATGAAGATTGGTCAGGCCATTGAGCAGTTGGTCGCCGCAGTCGCATTTCAGCGAGCCGCAAAGATCGCCCGTGATGCAGGAGGAATGGATGCGGACGGGGACTGGACGGTTGAGATTTGGTTCTCCGACGATGATGGCGATCTGATCCTTCTGCGCCAATCCACCGCGAAACACGACAAACTCCGCATCACCGAAATCTCGCAATGGAACACGGGTGCGGGCGACAATCTCGAATTGCTGCCGGGCATTGTCAGCCTGTTTCAGGTTCGCGCGGTCGATGTCGAGGCAGGCTGAGAATTGCTCATTTTCAGCATCGATCTCGGCGCAGACCATCGCAGGCAGCAACAACGCGATACGCGCCAACTCGGCCGCAGCGCCCATTGCGTCACAGGCCTTTGTCCAGTTGGTTGGGGTTTGAGCATGAAGGGCGTAGGCAAGGTGGGAAGCCGCCATGAAATCCACACCTTTGAGCGGCACGGAAATGCCTTGCTTTGTGGCAATCCTCAACCGGGATGCTCTCGGGCCGGACAGGTAAAGGCTGTGGCTGTTTTGCACCGTGTCTGCAAAGGCATCAAATGTCGAAGGCTGGGTACAGTCGAGCGCCAGCGCCGCCATGCGAGAAGAGCCGTCCCTGATCACCACGGGGCGGCCGAACCGGAGCTCTGCAACAACGCGTTCCACCTGCATCTGCGGGGTCAAACTTTGAAAACCGGGAATGTCAGCCTTTGGCATGAATCTGTCCTTGAATTTACTTACACTCAATAGATGAGTAGCGGTGAACGGCAAAAAGGTTGCTGTGGTTGCAAAAAAAAGTCACTCTTTGCTCGAATTCCGATTTTTTGATGGCGATATAATCTAAAGTACGTATAAGGCCAAAAAACACCTAAATTGCACAGAATGACAGCTTATTTTTCAAACAACTGAATTCATTACGTTATTCTCGCTCGTTTGGATCAGTGCCGATTCTTGTTTCGAGCAAAAACCAGTTTTTGGGTGTCATTGGTTGTAATCAGACCCTTTGGGAGACCGGGTTGAGTGAAGTGAAGACGTCAAAAGACCAAAGCGCCTCCAGTGGGCTTGCATTGTGGTTTCCCTCCGCCGAGCGCTGTGCTCTGCTCGGCGAGGCATTGACTGAACCCAAAGAGGGCGAGGTGCGCGTCAAGGCCCTGTTCAGCGGGATCAGTCGCGGGACCGAGGCGCTCGTATTCCACGGACAGGTGCCGGAAGAGGAACAAGAACGGATGCGTGGCCCTCACATGGGCGGCAGTTTTTCCTTTCCGGTGAAGTATGGCTACTCGATGGTTGGTCGGGTTGAAGCCGGGCCTGATGGACTTGTCGGGCGATCTGTCTTTTGCCTCCATCCCCATCAGAGCGATTTCATCACCACGGCTAATATTGTGGTTCCCCTGCCAGAGGTGCTGCCGCCACGGCGCGCCATTTTGGCGGCCAATATGGAAACCGCTCTCAATATCGTATGGGACGCCCGCATTCTGCCCGGCGATCGGGTGGCGGTTTTCGGAGCTGGAGTGGTTGGGTCACTTACTGCTTTCATTGCGTCTCGCATCATCGGGACAGAGGTCGTTCTGGTCGATCCAAATTCCGAGCGGCGCAATCTGGCTCAAGCGCTTGATGTCGCTTTTGCGGAAGTAGACGCGCTGGACAGCAATTTTGATGTCCTGATCAATGCGTCCGCGTCCGGTGATGCTTTAGTGTCGGCATTGGCGCATGCGGATTTTGAGGCCCGTATAGTCGAGGCAAGCTGGTATGGGACGAAGACTGTCACCCTGCCCCTTGGCGGCGCCTTTCATGCGAAAAGGCTATCGATCATCAGTTCTCAGGTCGGAGCCGTGTCCGGGCGAAATCGTTCCCGTTGGTCATATTCCCGCCGTATGTCCAAGGCACTCGATCTGCTTTGCGATCCTCGCCTTGATGCCGTGATATCGGGGGAGTCAGCCTTTTCCGACATCGTGGATGCCTATCCGCGCATCCTTGCCGATCCCGGCACCCTTTGCCATTGCATTCGTTATTGAAGGAAGAACATACATGTTTGCAGTTGAAGTTCGCGATCACATTATGATCGCCCACAGTCTCCCACGTCCGGTTTTTGGTCCTGCTCAGGGAATGCACGGCGCGACCTTCGTGGTTGATGCGGCCTTTTTCACACGGGATGTCGATGAGGATGGACTTGCGGTCGATATCGGGGCCGCGACGACGGTACTGGGTGAGGTTCTGGCCCCGCTCAATTATCAAAATCTCGATGAAGTTGAAGCCTTTACAAGGAAAGTCTCAACCACCGAGGTGATTGCAAAACATATCTTTGACGCGCTGTCCGTTGCAGTCGCTGAAAAGAAACTTGGCCCCGGCAGTCATCGGATTTGCAAGATACGCGTCACCCTGCACGAATCCCACGCGGCAAGAGGCTGGTACGAGGCCGAACTTTGAGGCGGAAACTGACTTTTGCCTATCCCGGAGATCTCAATCTGAAAACTGGCGGTTACGGCTATGACCGTGCGATGATCGCCGGGCTCAAAGCTCTGGGTTGGGATGTCGATCTGTTGGCTCTGGGGGATGGTTTCCCTGCGCCTGAAGCGAGCATCAAGCGAGAGGCGGAACGGCTGCTTTCGGCGCTGCCTGACGGTTTGCTGGTGATGATTGACGGCTTGGCCTTTGGCATTCTCGATCAATGGGCCGAGCGAGAGGCTCATCGCCTTTGCATCGTTGCTCTGGTTCATCATCCGCTGGCGCTTGAGTCCGGACTTGGTGAAGAGACTCAGGATCGCTTGCGCTCAAGCGAGCGAAAAGCCTTGGCAGCGACCCGGCATGTTGTCGTGACCTCACCCAACACCGGGCGAGAACTGGTCGCGCGATTTGAAGTGCCTGCAGACAAGGTGACCATCGCCCTTCCCGGTACGGAGCGGGCTCCCGTTTCGTCTTGCAATGGTAGTCCGCCTCATATTCTTTCCATCGGAACCCTGATCCCGCGCAAGGGGCACGATGTGTTGATCAATGCCTTGAAGCGGATCGAGGACCTCAGCTGGACAGCCACCATTGTCGGCAGCAAGTCCCTTCATCCGGCCACGACGAACGCACTCCAAGCGCAGATCGCAGATCTTGGCCTTGCCGAGCGGGTCTTGCTCCATGGTGAGTGCGATGATGTGCGAGCGTTCCTTGCTTGTGCCGATATCTTCGCACTCGCTAGCCGTTATGAGGGCTATGGCATGGTGTTTGCCGAGGCCTTGTCACAAGGCGTTCCCGTTGTTGCCTGCAATGCCGGGGCCATTCCCGATGTCGTGCCCGAGGATGCGGGCCTACTCGTTCCAGTCGATGATGTCGAGGCCTTTGCAAATGCCCTGCGCTCGTTGCTCGAGGACAAGGCTCTGCATCAGCATATGGCGTTGGGAGCCCGACGGGCCG encodes the following:
- a CDS encoding lysylphosphatidylglycerol synthase transmembrane domain-containing protein; the protein is MRNLAVVSIVFCLVLLAGLIGWTGPAKLLSALLDIPPGHVIASLLIVQVQIIASACRWRFTAGRLGHEIDLDVAIREYYVSSALNLVLPGGMAGDAVRAYRSRNEGKGGWKRPAAAVFLERLSGQAAFFLLSCMGLLAWPNFLSARLPDHYSMLFWIVAAMLAFIVLLAVAFRKALLPERFSGLGADLSAVFWEKGAWLIQSGLSILVIGSYIATFLVASDAVGAPLPAIAAFTVIPLCLLTMLIPVGIGGWGTREAAAAALWPLFGFAGADGLAASLLYGLLCLVGAAVPGVIFIGMSLARRRIGRA
- a CDS encoding FkbM family methyltransferase, encoding MTMSLRLDRAAGVVRSLVVYYGQPWRRRSLRRFYESWIVPGDLVFDIGAHVGNRSKTLMSLGAEVVAIEPQPAFADLIETHLAPRLKGFERVAVGASAGEITLRISSRHPTVTSTSSAFIDSVSQTEGFRRVKWDQEVTVPMTTLDALITKYGKPVFCKIDCEGAEADILRGLSTPIKHVAFEYIPAMPSVTIEAIKRLNELGAYRFNRVIGETHRFVGTDWISAEALLKDLSDLSSESISGDVYARLEE
- a CDS encoding CDP-alcohol phosphatidyltransferase family protein, whose translation is MMQHIYELAGAGNQTMSRALIRLRMTTFGILGLVLTLAVSLFGVASPHLALGWGAIIFAAGLMLAIFGLVLRGLSLHPHRSFGAANIVTAIRSAIVSVTAATIFFTADLSAVPTTVWALVGLVLFALILDGIDGYLARSQSQESELGARFDMEVDALLILVLSAAGLILGKAGWWVLGIGLMRYAFVFAQLFLPSLADPLPTSFRRKLICVVQVAALCFILLPFILPPVSTWIAFIALALLSYSFAVDTIYLLRKGSQER
- the ribA gene encoding GTP cyclohydrolase II RibA, translated to MPKADIPGFQSLTPQMQVERVVAELRFGRPVVIRDGSSRMAALALDCTQPSTFDAFADTVQNSHSLYLSGPRASRLRIATKQGISVPLKGVDFMAASHLAYALHAQTPTNWTKACDAMGAAAELARIALLLPAMVCAEIDAENEQFSACLDIDRANLKQADNARQQFEIVARTRVPLRDFGDAEFVVFRGGLAQKDQIAIIVGEPNLNRPVPVRIHSSCITGDLCGSLKCDCGDQLLNGLTNLHQAGGGVLLYLDQEGRGTGIGAKMRAYGYQHQGLDTIDADAELGFQSDHRRYEAAVAMLQLLGIPSVILFTNNPSKITALRSGGIRVTAREPVFGAITDENLNYLRTKMLRADHMLDLEQLAVSE
- a CDS encoding zinc-binding alcohol dehydrogenase, which gives rise to MKTSKDQSASSGLALWFPSAERCALLGEALTEPKEGEVRVKALFSGISRGTEALVFHGQVPEEEQERMRGPHMGGSFSFPVKYGYSMVGRVEAGPDGLVGRSVFCLHPHQSDFITTANIVVPLPEVLPPRRAILAANMETALNIVWDARILPGDRVAVFGAGVVGSLTAFIASRIIGTEVVLVDPNSERRNLAQALDVAFAEVDALDSNFDVLINASASGDALVSALAHADFEARIVEASWYGTKTVTLPLGGAFHAKRLSIISSQVGAVSGRNRSRWSYSRRMSKALDLLCDPRLDAVISGESAFSDIVDAYPRILADPGTLCHCIRY
- a CDS encoding 6-carboxytetrahydropterin synthase, which encodes MFAVEVRDHIMIAHSLPRPVFGPAQGMHGATFVVDAAFFTRDVDEDGLAVDIGAATTVLGEVLAPLNYQNLDEVEAFTRKVSTTEVIAKHIFDALSVAVAEKKLGPGSHRICKIRVTLHESHAARGWYEAEL
- a CDS encoding glycosyltransferase family 4 protein; translated protein: MRRKLTFAYPGDLNLKTGGYGYDRAMIAGLKALGWDVDLLALGDGFPAPEASIKREAERLLSALPDGLLVMIDGLAFGILDQWAEREAHRLCIVALVHHPLALESGLGEETQDRLRSSERKALAATRHVVVTSPNTGRELVARFEVPADKVTIALPGTERAPVSSCNGSPPHILSIGTLIPRKGHDVLINALKRIEDLSWTATIVGSKSLHPATTNALQAQIADLGLAERVLLHGECDDVRAFLACADIFALASRYEGYGMVFAEALSQGVPVVACNAGAIPDVVPEDAGLLVPVDDVEAFANALRSLLEDKALHQHMALGARRAGEALPGWDDTSRIISSALEDCR